Below is a genomic region from Rhododendron vialii isolate Sample 1 chromosome 5a, ASM3025357v1.
aactcttgaaaaaatattttacatttaatgaacggctcggatgatttgtgtgggacccgtggtgagccgcacaacaaaatctgtgcacaatctgtacacagattgtatgtgtgtagactttctgcttgTATATATTGGTGTGTCCGTAATACACCTACAAACAAAAGGGTCAATGTGTGTGCTTGTTTATACTGGACTTGATTTCAATGTCCATCTCCTTACTCCACTCTGTCGTCTTACttcaatcaatctctctctctctcgtattcATGACCTGCAGCATACATGTCGGAACTGGGTCTGCCGTGCGCCCTAAAACGGAGCCCATCTAGAGCCTTATTAGTTTCATTCAaatagtttatattttgttcGACTTCTTAAATTTGttgtccaaacaaaaaaatagtcgTTCATGACGTGGTTGTGGTGGAGTGGTACCTTTAAGAAAATCTTCTTAACGTGCAGTAAATAAGTGTTTATGCAATCGATCGTgaccgttcaaaatatttttgaacaatCAAAAtgctaatgaaatttttttgaaaaagagttaattgtgaccgattataattgaaaataaatttcagcCATTAATTATGCGAATAGACGATTGAAATTTGTTAGTTCTGTAAAGAAACTGTTTATAACACCTCCCCAAGGAAAACATTCTCGTTGCTGtcttttttcttcctccaaattcAATTTCTTCTACTTCAGAGTCTCCTCCTCCTTGGGCATATTGGGGTTTCACGCTCCAATTCGAAACTCCATCTTCCAGTCTCAGAACCAACCCAAAAATGAAAGTCTCGTCTCTTCCAAATCTAAACCGCGAAACCTCCTTCCCCAATTTCTTCACCTTATTCCAACACCCTGCAGACCCCGACGACAACGACACCACCGTCAACAAGCGCCCAAAAACAAACGGCACCGAACCCTCCGAAACGTCGCCGTTCAAAGGGATCCTCTCCACATCCCTCTCGTCCGGTGAAATGAACGAGAATCACCACCGAATTGTCGGATATTTTCCCGATTGCGATCAGATGGACTGGCCTCCAAGTCCAAATGGGCCCGACACCAACTTTTCCGTCGGGTCAAACCCGTTCGAAGACATCCTCTGCCCATTCAACTCGTTCGATACCGAAGCCTCCGCAGCGTCGCCGTTCAAAGACATCCTCTCCCAATTGAACTCGTCCGAAGCCTCCGAAGCAATGAACGAGATCGGATTTTTAGAGGGGACGAATTCCGTTGGGTTGATCCGTCGTGAATCGGTCCAAACCCTACCGAACACGAGTTCCGTCGGGTCAAACTGGTATAGCGGCGACGGCAGCGCAACCAGTGGTAGTGTAGGACCAAACCCTACCCAGCTGTGGTGGTGGGACCAGAGCAGCCACCCGGATTTTCCAGAATCAGAATCCCGACGCACTTTCAAGATGAGCAAGTCGACGTTTGAGTTCATATGCAGCGAGCTCGACCCAGTCATCAACAAGGATATACCGGTCCGCCAGCGCGTCGCCGTCTGCATCTGGTGGTTGTCCACCGGGGATCCCCTGCGCCTGGTCTCCAACAGATTCGGGCTAGGCATCTCCACGTGCCGTAAAGCCGTGCTAGAAGTTTGTGAAGCTATCAGGAGTGTTTTGATGAGCAAGTTTttgaaatggcctgatgagggGAAAATGACGGAGGTCAAAAGGGAATTCGAGCTGGTTTCCGGAATTCCAAACGTGGGTGGATCCATGTATACTACACACGTGCCTATTACTAAGCCGGAGGTGAACGGACCGGCGTATTTCAATAAGAGGCTATCGGAGAGGAACTGGAAGACGTCTTATTCGACCACGGTACAAGGCGTTGTTGATTCGAAGGGTGTGTTTACGGACGTTTGCATCGGGTGGCCGGGGTCTATGAGCGATGACAAGATTTTGGAGAAGTCTGCGCTTTCGCAGCGCGCAAGTCGCGGGCTTTTGAAGGATGTTTGGATCGTGGGGAACGGCGGGTACCCTTTGATGGATTGGGTGTTGGTGCCTTACACGAAGCAGGACACGTGGCGGACTACGAGGGTGTTGAATGAGAAAGTTGGGGAGATCGAGAGGGTGGTGAAGGAGGCGTTTTCGCGGTTGAAAGGGAGGTGGAGTTGCTTGCAGAAGCTGACCGAGGTGAAGCCCCTGCACTTGCCTGTGGTTTTGGGTGCTTGTTGTGTGTTGCACAACATTTGTGAGATGAGGAATGAGGCAATGGATCCGAGCGAGACGAGTTTCCATCTCTTTGATGATGAGATTGTGGCGGAGGATGCTGTGAGGTCTCTTAACGCGCTGCGAGCTAGGGATCAGATTTCTGACCtccttgttcggttgtgggttCTGTTGGAAATATACGGAATGTCGGGTAAATGAAATTGGAGCTACCGAAGGATCTTTCGAAGCAATCGTGCATATCTCAGGTTCGTTATATCTGGAAGCACCataatcaatagacgtattgatgtgtgaattctgtaaCTTTTGTAACCCCTTCCCATGATGGTGTGTTCATTCTCATAactgttgggaaactgaatccccaagacccagtaatgacgcgtacagattagacaataaaaattgtaaaaccctataaagcggaattagggttctacctcaactctctgcgacacgaacgctggttgaacttgttatagcacgtcttgctataaaccacgaatactgctcgaccgtaccttacgatttTCTATCGTATTTCCTGCACGTCTAGagcacgaaccaagtgtggactctttcgtgatctatttgctctctctaagcctgcctctatttactgaataatagaaaaacatcatcctgacctagagagcataacgtgtatatatagggctacgatagggacctaaggagtaataagtctgggctcccagtgtaaataagaaaacttaatcccaccaggattctatttcttatttcactaattataattcaccccactacagaattataattgcactcccgtccttatctcaattatattacgagctccatgatattaaatactcattaatctccccacgttaagattacagatacccattgattaaaataaattactaacaatctcccacttaatcaacatcttaacttgagattatccgcttaacttattcgatatgtcggatacaaatatccacctgcagggtttgacataatcgaaacttataagcttactcaaggggtatcatcaatccctatcgggacgtggattccattaataattaatagttgtcatatacataatgttgctacccaattcaccgagactattgaccgtacaaagatctcactctttaatgaatcaaagtcaacaacattaaatatatacttctaataattatctttgaattaagagcataagtattcataataaccatgagattccaattatcttataaagttagtataaagacaattacctcaatacggtcccgttcaatacacacaaagtatactagcacaatgagttggaattaacaccattccctgtagtcaagaaaaacctactaaaatattgtgctacagtcctaccgatggtgtgtcaaattccatctaagactgtgaaccataacttatattccacaagaaccgatgatccaatcttctgtgtgtaagccgtactctacacactggattatctactatgtagaataaaagacacacatgcacaacatacaaaattatcatgcaaatattgcccataaaagattctcatcaaaaatggataaaactgattaataattaaatattaatccatcatataaaaacataacttttacataatctcctaacaaactcccactaagactcaaaaccatactgccatgcatctcactcccattccTTCTACGTGACTGTCAAAAGTCTTAGCTGGTAAGCtcttcgtaaaaggatctgccAGGTTATTCGCTGATGCAATCTTGGTCACAGCAACATCACCTCTCtgtacgatctctcgaatcagatgatacttacgctcaatgtgtttgcccttcttgtgagtccttggctccttcgaattagcaactgcaccgctattgtcacaatagagtgtaatggctgattgcactgaagggaccacttccagatccaacaaaaagtttctaagccaaacagcctccttggctgcttcagaagctgccacatactctgcctccatggtagaatcagcaatgcaagattgtttgatactcctccaacttatagctccacctcccaaggtaaacacatatcctgaggtagactttctagaatccctatctgacatgaagtctgagtctgtgtacccatgaggtaccagactatctgactggaacaccaacatatgatctctagttcttttcagatacttgagtatatgtttcactgcagtccaatgttcttgccctggattagactgaaatctgctaaccatgccaacggcaaagcaaatattaggtctagtacacaacatagcatacataaggcttcctactgccgaggcataaggaactgccttcattttctccatctcttcaggtgtTTTAGGACACTAATTCTTGGATagattgattccatgtctaaaagggaggaaccctttcttggaatcttgcatgctaaaacgggctagaatgacatcgatataagtagcttgtgataagcccaacatcctattcttgcgatctcgtataagcttaatccctaggatgtgaccagcttctcccaagtccttcatttcgaattggccggataaccacactttcactgaagatAACACTCTCACATCGTTTCCGATGAGcaggatatcatcgacatatagtaCTAAAAACATTACAACTTttccgttgcgcttcttgtacacacatgactcatccggacattgatcaaaaccaaaagacttgattgcttgatcaaaacgaatgttccaagatctagatgtctgcttaagcccataaatagacttcttaagcttgcacaacatgtgctcctaaccttttgctatgaatccatctggttgcaccatatagatacaCTCATCCAGATTTTCATTAAGGAACGCggtctttacatccatttgccaaatctcgtaatcgagatgagccgcaatggataagagaatccgaatggacttaagcatggctactggcgaaaaagtttcctcataatcgatcccttctttctgagtataccctttcgcaacaagcttagctttgaaggtatgcaccttcccgtccgcccctctcttcttcttatagATCCACTTGCACCCAATGGGTTTAATCCCTTCAGGTGGTTCTATAAGATCCCAGACCcgattagagtacatagactccatctctgatttcatagccttttgccaaagttccacatcttcatcttgaagtgcctcattgtagttacagggttcagcatgttgatcatcagggatcatttcaaaaaactctcccaacaacgtataccgactgggtggaacagtaaccctcccactacgacgaggtaccaatgtgtcaataggtgcctctacaaatatctcttgtggcatttcctcctgcactattggtggtaaagaagtttctgccggtctctctcctctcaattcttCTAGAATAATTTTACTTCTGGGTTTGTGGTCTAtcacatagtcctcttctaagaaccgggcattagtgctaacaatgaccttcttattcgcaggactataaaacagtccacctctcgttcctctagggtaccccacAAACAAAGCAAACTTCTGTTCTCGATTCCAACttatctgcgttcccattcagcacatgtgctggactaccccaaacccgaacatgctggagactaggtttgcgcccaatccatagttctgtgggtgtagatggtactgacttagatggtaccaagttaagaatatacgctgctgtttctagtgcatgtccccaaaacgaaattggtaaatctgaataactcatcattgatcttaccatatccataagagtcctattccttctctctgctacaccattttgttgtggcatacctggagctgacaattgggatgtaatcccttcagctgacaagtagtccctaaactctcccaagacgtattcaccaccacgatcagatcgtagtcttgagacatttacccaaacgcttttccgtttccgccctatactccctgaatttctcaaagcattcggacttacggtgcatcaaataaatgcatccataccttgagtaatcgtcaataaaagtgacaaagtactcaaaatCACCTCTAGCTTGGATattcataggcccacacaaatcagagtgaaccaattctaacggctctttggctctatatccttttgctgaaaaaggccttttggtcatcttaccttccaaacatgattcacagactggaagttccttaacttctaatgaacctaaaggtccatctttaaccagtctagaaatcttattcagattaatatgaccaagatgtaagtgccaaagatacgtttggttcaatttcgaaggctcttttctcttgcatggtaaattattagtgttattcaattcatgcagttgcactgtaggaaatataggatttataatgtagagatcatccaccaatgaaccagaacagataaaacgtttatttaacttaataaccacagagtcactaaaataaaccaaatatccatcctttattaacttagaaactgaaaccaagtttcttctaatagtaggaacataaagacaatctctcaaaattaaactcctattactactaaaattaaaaaaaatatttcctactgcaactgctgccactctcgtagcatttcccatatgtagataaatctcttcatcactgagtcttctggttttctggaacccctgcaatgaattgcaaacatgattagtggctcccgtatctacacaccaggtactggtagataacaccgctaaacatgattcaacaactagtgaaaaagatttaacttgtttgttcactttattgagaaaaaccggacattccttcttccagtgtcctttctgcttgcagtgaaaacagTTGCCcgtaggctttttcactccaccttgaggcgcataaactgcctccacaacctttttctgagacttattctgcttcttcttgcctttcggcttagaagtagaagccttCTCAGCCACTAgcactgatggtggtttcttcgcaaccaaaagaccctcagctgcttggagttccttaagaagttccgccaaagataaatgcattttgttcatagaataagtcaggcgaaactgcttaaaactctcagactgcagtgagttgagaacgaaatcgatctgggtttccccatcaatttcagctccaaggatctctagttcattaagaagagctatcatctttagaacatgatccctaaccggggtcccttcaacatgggtgatgctcaccaattctttcatagCAACTAGTCTTGCTGCCGGATTCTGATCCCCAAACATTTCTTTGAGGTTCAGCATCATATCAGAAGCAGTTTCCAtagcttgatgctgatgttgcaatatattcgacatagaagccaaaatataacaccgcgccatctcatcagccttaacccaatctttataaggctttgcttcctgttctgtggcattTTCTTCAGGTATAGGAGGGCACGCCGTAGTAAGCACATATTTGTGgccctcagcagttaacacaatattcaagtttcttttccagtcaacataatttggtccagtaagtttattttctttgagttgAGTGCTTGTAACTTCTCCAAATATAACTTATATTCATGTTTTCTCAATGGAGTGGGTATCACGTAAATTTTTGTTTCTGCGTTGTTTGTCGTGTAACTCCACAAGTCCCCaacattttttgtaaaattgatTCTCTTCAATGATTTGTTGAGGTCTTGTTATATGATAGTCATTGTACCTTTGCGGATTGTTTTTCATGTATTGTGAATTGATACAAATTGTTTTTCCCTCTATTGGATTGATGCATATTCTTTCTTATCTAGTCGAGCTCCAATTTGGATTATCAATTTGTAGAGTTATTTGTGTATAGAAGTGAACTTGTAAAGTAAAAGTAACAGTCCTGATAGACTGAAGAAGCAGAAATATGTACCATTTGGTTCCTTTATCCGTTTGTAAATCTCAAACAAGTccacgatccaaacacaactttAGTGATGTGATTTTCCTTTTGTATCTCGGTCATTAAAATTTACTTTGTGTAAGGTGTGTATTTTTTGTACAAActtaaatttcttttgaattaCGAAGTTTTGAAGACTGTGATTGTGTTGTTGGATGCTAATTGTTGAAACCAATTTGTAGCCAAATGAAGGCCAATGGATATGGCTACCAAACAGAGTTACCGGAAAAAAAGGTCGATGGATGTTCCATGCTAAAAAGTTCCGACGGGTTTCATTTGTGACCTATTTATTTGAGTTATTTTGGGTTCGGACAAATGAGTTGGAGATTCAGTACTCTTACGGAAATTTCAAACTGAGGTTGTTTCGGTTTTTGGACGAACAGTAATGCTACACCTACAACATGTTGACGTGGCAACTCTAGGGGACCCACTGATTAACCcagccaaattttttttttgaaaactcaaaaatcaaacaaacgcaGCAGAAAACCCTCCAGGTTGTACCAACCTAGCCACCATCCCACCAccgccaaccaccaccactgtcTTCTCCACTCCGGCAACCACTCCTAGGCCTCTGCCCTCTGACGACCACCACCACTGCACCGACACCGACGACGAGCTCGAACTTCGACCAAGGTCcgtctttctccctctcttgaTCAATCAATCTCTCTCGATCAAGCATtgcggcctctctctctctctttttctcgcACACAGTTTTTGTATGAGCCCTAATCCCTATTTCAAGTGTTACTAAAACTATTGCTACTTGTGTCTTCTACgaactcttttccactttagCTAATGTATATTATGAATTAGGAATTGAGGGTTGATAGTGTTCTAATTTTAGGACTTTCCCTCCTTCTTGATTTGTATTATGTTCTTTGATTTAGAGCTTTTTTAGTTTTCTCCATGTTAGAGAAATGGAGAAAATCAAGAGAGACCTTGGCAATGTGGCTTCGGAGGTGGGCGATTCGATTTTCGCAATTTGACCATGCTTCGGAGGAGCTTCGGTGGAGTTGGTCGCCAGAGGTGGTGATGGGGTCGGCTATAGCAGTGGCAGTGGTGAGTGATTTTCCTTTCTTGGACCTCTTTAAGTTTATAAATTGAGGGGACTCCAATTCAAGATTTTACTATTTTCACTTTTGATTTTGTTCACCGATAACGATTTAGGGGAACTAATTTTGGATTGAacaatttgggttttgagagagagagagagacgatttGGGGGAAATAATTTTGGGTTGAACGATTTGGGTTtgggcggagagagagagagagagagagagagagagagagaatgaatgtCTCTGCTGATAGCAAAATTTGAATATGCATACCAATGGGTACCAACGATCCCGTACAAAAAATCTGAACtgtttaatatttaaaaaaaggaaaaacatagTGGGTgtagaaaaaaattagctcaatctaatcttttgatttttgaaaaaagaaaagaaaagggaagattAGATGAAAAATGTAAAGATTGGATTTAACACATAcatatatcggattgagctaattttctaCAATGTCCACTCggtttctttttaaaattaattgaaCAGCTAGAATTTTAAGTGCAGAATTCGTAGTGGACCCCACGTGACCGTCAGTACCCATTGGTACCTACAATAATTATGGGAGGGATCACAGTAACGAGGTTCTTGTGGAGCTTGGATACTTCACAATTATGTTTTTCGCCATTCATGAACATATACACATATTGTGTATTAGAATTAGATTCTGTGGAAAAttacaatacacatcccttatttgattgtgtatcatatgcaccattcaaaatgttatgaattatagagaaaatgttacgaatcatattgctaaaaaattacgaatcatataaaggttacgagatacaatAGTCTTCCACATGGGAGGACTGTTTGCCCCAGTAGTCCCAAACATAATCCAATCCCACACCCCTTGTTTGTTTAGCCATTGAGCCAGGGGACAACACCTTACAAGGTGGACcccatttgttttctccaaatcaaaaCAGGCCAAAATAGTGCTCAGTTGTAGAGTTTGATGTCCAAATGTGCAGTTGTATgttactacctccgtcccagaATGTTTGTCAGATCCGTAAAACGacaactcaaaaataatgcacttttttcaaaaaaaaattcaaacttttttcataaattaaaagaactcatcgatatttagtgaattgttaaaaaaaattaaaattttcttacaaaaaatatattatttttccGTTTTCGTTTTGCAGATTAAACAAATATTATGAGATGTGGAGTAGAATCTAGAGAATGTTTCTCCAATAATTTGACTTTATGGATGCTATCGGACAAATACGGGAAAAGTTACTGGCACTGGCAGCCCAATTGTACCAAACAAGAACAAGATATGTTGATCTCAGATACCCAATATGTGGTGTTCGGAGCAATTGGGTGGAAACTTTTAGCGTCCCTGGAAAACCTGCTCAATTTGCGATTGTATGAGACACATATTGTGCCTAGCATGTTTGTCAGAATTTGTTttagattttgttttgaaatagcatGTTTGTCAGAATTTCATGACTGtccacaatatttttttttttgattgagaaaacaaaatcaaatttcatATGGTATAGTGCTTTTTTGGCTATCCGAACAAAACAAAGTTGTAATCCCATTGTGATTTGTCATCCTAACATTTGGGGAATTAAAGCGCCTTAGTTTGTGTTTAATATGAGCAGTGGAACTGGGGAAACGCTTCTTTCCTCGTTGTTCAGAAGTGCTCAACAAGATGATGGATGACGATGACCGGTCAGAACTGGCATACATACAGAACGAAACTCAAAAAGAGCGTCAACTGAATAAGCGACAATACATGGAACTCCAAGATGTTATTACCAAGGCATTCCACGAAGACAAAGAGGAGTTCAGTAAGTGTATCAACATACAGTCTTCATCTTCATCGACATCCATAGGAGGGGTTGGGAGGCCGAATGGTAAACTCACTCTCAAAAAATAGATGCTGACGGTTGATTTAGATGCGGAAATGCATCTTGTCCATTGTGCCATAATTTTGATGTTCACCTCAATTTTAATCTTTTGTTTCATTTAGAAAATGATTGTGGGGAATtgttttcccctttttctttattattttgaGGAATTGCGGGATATAATCACTTCTATAGTGATACTTGTATATATTGGTGTATCTTTAATACACCTACAAACAAAAGGGTCAATGTGTGTGCTTGTTATACAGGACTTGATCCTTCCTTCAATCTGTCGtcttacttctctctctctctctctctccattgaacCTTCTCTTCCTCCCCCTAATTTCCTCGAAacacatatattttttcccTCACATACCTttccctccctctttctctaACTAAAATCCTCTCTCCACCCCCAAGGAAACTCCCAAACCCTTTCTCAGAACCAGCTCATAGACCTAAGGCGTCTCTCCCAAAATCTCAACTCAGAGCCCGtcgttaaagtttttattttttacagcaagtacttatttttattttataaagcaGGTCActctctcataatatattacCTCTAATTCAAGAGGATTGACCCAGATTTATTTTTCCGAACCGAACTTCCTGtatctaagagcatccgcaccaGTCTTaccaaattttggaccaaattagagAGGAAAAAGCTTCTTTATTATTTTAACTACTCATTTTTAAAATTCCTACTGCATCAAACTCTCTGTATTAAAACTATcccattaaaaatattaatttctttattaaaaaaaagaaaaagcaacgGAGTATTAAAAAAACAGCAGCTATCCCACCGcgcacacactctctctcactttaCTCTTTGTAAAAACCAGCAAACAAAAGTTTTTACAAAACCCAAACTGTACCAACACTGACCTCACCCACAAATTCCGACCAGTGGATCAAAGATGGCCTGTTGCCAGCGTCGACCGCAAGATCCAACCACAAATTCTGACAAGTCGATCAAAGAAGGTCCGTTGCCGGAGTCAAAGGTGTGTAGACCAAGCCCAAGCCGTCGGTGAAGGTTTGAACAAAGTTTGAATTGAAAACATTAATTAATGTTTAACCTGTGAACagttcctcctcttcttccacgAGGGACTGTAGCAATGTTAGTTTGATGCCAAGCAGAGGCGAGGCTGATGCAAGACCATTTTCTTCCTTTGGCTGATTACTATAGTGCCAGATAAGAAGTGGCGACACTGATGTTAATGTGGATGTTCTAACACTTACGATCAACCATTGTGGGGTCttaaaggtgtttttttttttgtttgtttgtttcggCAATGACAGACGGATTGGaaactttactctctctctctctctctatgaagGTGGGCATGCAATTTCGAAGTCGGTGGATTGGTAACTTtactcgctctctctctctctctctctctctctcttctccaaaTTCTGACTTCTCCTCCTCCTGGTTTCGTTTCACAATCCAATTCGAAACTCCCTCTTCCAGTCAGAAAAAGTATTTcgaaaaccaaacccaaaaatgaAAGTCTCGTCTCTTCCAAATCTCAACCGCGAAACTACCTCCTTTCCCAATTTCTTCACCTTATTCCAACACCCTGCAGACCACCACCTCCACGACACCGCCCTTCAAATAGGTGAGCACAGCTGCGACACCGAAGCCTCCGAAACGTCGCCGTACAAAGCGATCCTCTCCCCATCCGTGTCGTTCGACCAAACGAACGAGATCGGATTTCCGGCGGGGACGAGTTCCGTCGGGATGTTCCGTAGTGAATCTGAACACAATGACCGCACCCGACCGAACTCGGTTTCTGTCGGGTCAAACCAATTTGGCGGTTCAGAATGGCCAAACCTACCCAGTTGTGGTGGGACCTGTGCAACCTCCCCGATTTCCCAGGAGACCATTGAGCAACCATTTAGTCCTCTATGCCCAACCAAACGAGCCTTTACCCAAATCCACACTTTTCAATTTCCAGAAATCAAAGAAACAACGATGACAAAAGCCGGCACGAGCAAACGTTCCCGGAGCGAAACACCGGCACCTTTGCCACCTTTTTCTAAGGTACACTATTATGCTAGTCATTTGGTattgttttcgttttcttcgttctcattttttggtgttttcgAAAGCAAAAAGCACgaaaagttttgaaat
It encodes:
- the LOC131325418 gene encoding uncharacterized protein LOC131325418 isoform X2; the protein is MKVSSLPNLNRETTSFPNFFTLFQHPADHHLHDTALQIGEHSCDTEASETSPYKAILSPSVSFDQTNEIGFPAGTSSVGMFRSESEHNDRTRPNSVSVGSNQFGGSEWPNLPSCGGTCATSPISQETIEQPFSPLCPTKRAFTQIHTFQFPEIKETTMTKAGTSKRSRSETPAPLPPFSKTDTVSVLSEAIDYIKFLHEQVNVLSIPFMKRGASMQLQQNPGKSKEDEGPKQDLRSKGLCLMPFPNSQPTDLEVSIEAINIRTWD
- the LOC131325415 gene encoding protein ALP1-like; this translates as MKVSSLPNLNRETSFPNFFTLFQHPADPDDNDTTVNKRPKTNGTEPSETSPFKGILSTSLSSGEMNENHHRIVGYFPDCDQMDWPPSPNGPDTNFSVGSNPFEDILCPFNSFDTEASAASPFKDILSQLNSSEASEAMNEIGFLEGTNSVGLIRRESVQTLPNTSSVGSNWYSGDGSATSGSVGPNPTQLWWWDQSSHPDFPESESRRTFKMSKSTFEFICSELDPVINKDIPVRQRVAVCIWWLSTGDPLRLVSNRFGLGISTCRKAVLEVCEAIRSVLMSKFLKWPDEGKMTEVKREFELVSGIPNVGGSMYTTHVPITKPEVNGPAYFNKRLSERNWKTSYSTTVQGVVDSKGVFTDVCIGWPGSMSDDKILEKSALSQRASRGLLKDVWIVGNGGYPLMDWVLVPYTKQDTWRTTRVLNEKVGEIERVVKEAFSRLKGRWSCLQKLTEVKPLHLPVVLGACCVLHNICEMRNEAMDPSETSFHLFDDEIVAEDAVRSLNALRARDQISDLLVRLWVLLEIYGMSGK
- the LOC131325418 gene encoding transcription factor PIF1-like isoform X1, which produces MKVSSLPNLNRETTSFPNFFTLFQHPADHHLHDTALQIGEHSCDTEASETSPYKAILSPSVSFDQTNEIGFPAGTSSVGMFRSESEHNDRTRPNSVSVGSNQFGGSEWPNLPSCGGTCATSPISQETIEQPFSPLCPTKRAFTQIHTFQFPEIKETTMTKAGTSKRSRSETPAPLPPFSKVRKEKTGDKITALQELVSPFGKTDTVSVLSEAIDYIKFLHEQVNVLSIPFMKRGASMQLQQNPGKSKEDEGPKQDLRSKGLCLMPFPNSQPTDLEVSIEAINIRTWD